In a single window of the Sulfurospirillum oryzae genome:
- a CDS encoding TolC family outer membrane protein, which produces MLIGSNKRLVRLMVIPLCFAGASLNALTLQEGVDEVLSTHPVVQERLHNYQSTLEDLRVTESQYLPSLDYSGDFEKAKTDSPTTNFNSRSLYSYEHSLQLTQNLFNGFGTLYEADYQKARILAAANNYIENANDVAYSFINQYIAVLKARDTLVIAKESVAFHEEIFRKVKRLFDSGSTTRSEFEKIDTSLSLAQSNYIVAQNNLEDAQFNLERVLGRYVKAEELEKISFSGTLPSSEDEMKEFARLYNPSVLVSHYNIKAAEAQRSAAYKNYYPKIDAYARKSWADDIGGTPGRDERSAVGIKISYNLYRGGADEAQVAKSMTQISREQENKRDVIRKLDEQGRLSWSAKTYVAQQLDYLVKYSKTSAKTLELYQQEYDLGRRTLLDLLVAQNDYVSARTQVIKAQNDLTFANYRILDAMGTMVQNVLGSKALDYTKRVKLDVVDGKLDHDSDLGTLLFEKREAKE; this is translated from the coding sequence ATGTTAATTGGTTCAAACAAGAGACTTGTTCGTCTTATGGTAATTCCCTTGTGTTTTGCAGGAGCTTCGCTCAATGCTTTGACACTTCAAGAAGGTGTTGACGAGGTTTTATCAACACATCCTGTTGTTCAAGAGCGGTTGCACAATTATCAATCAACGCTTGAAGATCTTCGTGTCACTGAATCACAATATCTTCCATCTCTTGATTATTCAGGAGATTTTGAAAAAGCAAAAACAGATAGTCCTACTACGAATTTTAATAGTCGTTCACTTTACAGTTACGAGCATTCGTTGCAACTCACGCAAAATCTTTTTAATGGCTTTGGAACATTGTATGAAGCAGACTATCAAAAAGCTCGCATTTTGGCAGCGGCAAATAATTATATTGAAAATGCCAATGATGTTGCTTACAGCTTTATTAACCAATACATTGCCGTTCTTAAAGCACGAGATACGCTTGTAATTGCAAAAGAGAGTGTTGCTTTTCACGAAGAGATCTTTCGTAAAGTCAAAAGATTATTTGATTCAGGCTCAACAACACGTTCAGAGTTTGAAAAGATAGATACCTCCCTGTCATTAGCCCAATCTAACTACATTGTTGCTCAAAACAACCTTGAAGACGCGCAGTTTAACCTTGAGCGCGTATTGGGGCGATATGTAAAAGCTGAAGAGTTAGAAAAAATCTCTTTTTCAGGAACATTGCCTTCAAGTGAAGATGAAATGAAAGAGTTTGCACGCCTGTACAATCCTTCTGTTTTAGTAAGTCACTATAACATTAAAGCAGCTGAAGCACAACGTTCAGCAGCTTATAAAAACTACTATCCAAAAATTGATGCGTATGCTCGTAAAAGCTGGGCAGATGATATTGGTGGAACTCCAGGAAGAGATGAAAGAAGTGCCGTAGGCATTAAAATTTCTTACAATCTTTACCGTGGTGGTGCTGATGAAGCACAAGTTGCAAAAAGTATGACTCAAATTTCACGCGAACAAGAGAATAAACGTGATGTCATTCGTAAACTTGATGAGCAAGGAAGACTTTCATGGAGTGCAAAAACGTATGTTGCACAACAACTTGATTACCTTGTAAAATATTCTAAAACCAGTGCTAAAACCCTTGAACTTTATCAACAAGAGTATGATTTAGGTCGTAGAACATTGTTAGATCTTTTAGTGGCGCAAAATGATTATGTATCTGCTCGTACTCAAGTCATCAAAGCTCAAAATGACCTTACCTTTGCTAACTACAGAATTTTAGATGCAATGGGCACTATGGTTCAAAATGTTCTTGGCTCTAAAGCTTTAGATTATACAAAACGTGTCAAACTTGATGTTGTAGATGGTAAATTAGATCACGACTCTGATCTTGGCACTCTTCTTTTTGAAAAGCGTGAGGCTAAAGAATAA
- a CDS encoding type I secretion system permease/ATPase — protein sequence MEDKNEQRIEDPQGLAFSVDPLLQCLVLFTQLYHKPFSAEALMAGLPLSPKEETQGLYNLKQSKGLFARAASRAGLKSTLVTKKISDISPLQLPIILLLKNSQACILHSFSADHKTCKIVLPGVEAIEEIISVEALASEYTGFAFLIKRPFVYDENDSLTLNVKNNHWFWDTLKLSTGFYRDVLYATILINLFVLVSPLFTMSVYDRVIPNNATETLWVFASGVLVVYSLDTFLKFARAILLERAGKKSDVIMSSIVFEKVLDLQMASHPKSVGSFASNLKDFDMIRSFLTNATLTVLVDMPFAILFLFVIGYIGGWMVVVPLLMMIIILGYTFFMRHMLRESIEESHKASAAKSSILIETLQNIETLKTLGVTGHMQWAWEEATGEIAQKSLRSRMISTSISTITGFLIQLTTVLLVIVGVYLIGQHELSMGGLIGIIIIASRTVAPMGQAASLISNYSDAKSAYDVINNIITQPSERPHGKKFITRPDLQGEIEFRNVTFSYDANEHQSLKDVSFTIKPKEKIAIIGRIGSGKSTIAKLLLHLYEPQSGSIFIDGIDINQIDPIDLRKNISYVAQDINLFKGSAKDNIVYRSSRVGDEQMLRASMISGADEFIKRHPLGYEMAIGERGMGLSGGQRQSIGIARAILFESPIVMMDEPTNAMDQLSEARLIANLRSYIEDKTAIFITQKNTLLEIVDRIIVMHEGQIYLDGPKNEVLAKLAGKSL from the coding sequence ATGGAAGATAAAAATGAGCAAAGGATCGAAGATCCACAAGGATTAGCCTTCTCGGTTGATCCTTTGCTTCAATGTTTGGTTCTCTTTACGCAACTCTATCATAAGCCTTTTAGTGCTGAAGCATTGATGGCTGGGTTGCCTCTTTCTCCTAAGGAAGAGACACAAGGGCTATACAATTTAAAGCAATCTAAAGGGCTTTTTGCACGTGCGGCGAGTAGGGCTGGTTTAAAAAGTACACTTGTCACTAAAAAGATTTCAGATATTTCTCCTTTACAGTTGCCAATTATTTTATTGCTTAAAAATTCTCAGGCATGTATTTTACACTCCTTTAGCGCAGATCATAAGACATGTAAAATTGTTCTGCCTGGTGTTGAAGCAATTGAAGAAATTATTTCGGTTGAAGCATTGGCTTCTGAGTATACAGGCTTTGCCTTTCTCATTAAGAGACCTTTTGTTTATGATGAAAATGACTCATTGACACTCAATGTTAAAAATAACCATTGGTTTTGGGATACACTTAAACTCTCTACGGGTTTTTATCGTGATGTTTTATATGCCACAATTCTTATCAACCTTTTTGTATTAGTCAGTCCGTTATTTACCATGAGTGTTTACGATAGGGTTATCCCCAATAATGCTACTGAAACACTTTGGGTTTTTGCATCGGGTGTTTTAGTTGTTTATTCATTGGATACATTTTTAAAGTTTGCTAGAGCTATTTTATTGGAACGTGCGGGTAAAAAAAGTGATGTCATTATGTCGTCTATTGTTTTTGAAAAAGTGTTAGACCTTCAAATGGCTTCACATCCAAAATCAGTAGGCTCATTTGCCAGTAATCTTAAAGATTTTGATATGATTCGATCCTTTTTGACCAACGCAACCTTGACGGTTCTTGTCGATATGCCTTTTGCGATTCTTTTCTTATTTGTTATAGGCTATATTGGTGGTTGGATGGTTGTTGTACCCCTTTTGATGATGATCATTATCTTGGGATATACTTTCTTTATGCGTCACATGTTACGTGAAAGCATTGAAGAATCGCATAAAGCATCTGCTGCCAAAAGTTCTATCTTAATAGAAACATTACAAAATATAGAAACCCTTAAAACATTGGGTGTTACAGGGCACATGCAGTGGGCATGGGAAGAAGCTACGGGTGAGATTGCTCAAAAGAGTTTAAGATCTCGTATGATTTCAACATCCATCTCAACCATTACAGGCTTTTTAATTCAACTGACAACGGTTTTACTTGTTATTGTCGGTGTTTATTTGATAGGTCAACATGAATTGTCTATGGGTGGGCTTATCGGTATTATCATTATCGCATCAAGAACAGTGGCTCCTATGGGACAAGCGGCATCTTTGATCTCAAACTATTCAGATGCAAAATCAGCGTATGATGTTATCAATAACATTATCACACAGCCCTCTGAACGACCGCATGGTAAGAAGTTTATTACACGTCCTGATTTACAAGGTGAGATAGAATTTCGGAATGTCACATTTTCTTATGATGCCAATGAACATCAATCTCTCAAAGATGTTTCCTTCACAATAAAGCCTAAAGAAAAAATTGCCATTATTGGACGTATTGGTTCGGGTAAAAGCACGATTGCAAAACTTTTGCTTCATCTTTATGAGCCACAAAGTGGGTCAATTTTTATCGATGGTATTGACATTAATCAGATAGATCCTATTGATTTGCGTAAAAATATCTCTTATGTTGCCCAAGATATTAATCTTTTTAAGGGTAGCGCTAAAGACAATATTGTTTATCGTTCATCTCGTGTTGGCGATGAGCAAATGTTACGTGCTTCCATGATTTCAGGTGCTGATGAATTTATTAAAAGGCATCCTTTAGGATATGAAATGGCTATTGGTGAACGAGGTATGGGGCTATCAGGCGGTCAAAGACAGAGTATAGGAATTGCAAGAGCAATTTTATTTGAATCTCCTATTGTCATGATGGACGAGCCTACCAATGCTATGGATCAGCTTAGTGAAGCACGACTGATTGCTAATCTTAGAAGTTATATTGAAGATAAAACAGCTATTTTTATTACCCAAAAAAATACACTTTTAGAGATAGTGGATCGTATTATTGTGATGCATGAAGGTCAAATCTATCTAGATGGTCCCAAAAATGAGGTTTTAGCAAAATTGGCGGGGAAAAGTCTATGA